The Shewanella algae DNA segment CAGTTGCTGGTTTTAAAATCCGTGAAGGCTACCCTATTGGCTGTAAAGTGACCCTGCGCGGTGAGCGTATGTGGGAATTCTTTGAGCGTTTAGTTGACATCGCAATCCCTCGTATCCGTGACTTCCGTGGCCTGAGCGCTAAGTCGTTCGACGGCCGTGGTAACTACGCGATGGGCGTGCGCGAGCAGATCATCTTCCCAGAAATCGACTACGATAAAGTCGATAAGATTCGTGGTATGGATATTGTTATCACTACCTCTGCGAATACTGACGAAGAAGGTCGCGCTTTGCTTGATGCTTTCAACTTCCCATTCAAGAAATAAGGGGTAGCGAAATGGCAAAACTGTCAATGAAGGCACGTGAAGCAAAACGTGCAAAGCTCGTGGCCAAGTATGCTGAAAAGCGTGCAGCTCTTAAGGCTATCATCAGCAGCCCTGAGTCTTCTGACGAAGCTCGTTGGGATGCGGTTCTTAAGCTGCAAGCTCTACCACGTGATTCAAGCGCATCGCGTCAACGCAATCGCTGTAATCAAACTGGCCGCCCTCATGGTTTCCTGCGCAAATTCGGCCTGAGCCGTATCAAGCTGCGTGAAGCAACCATGCGTGGTGAAGTTCCTGGTCTGCGTAAGGCCAGCTGGTAAGCACTTGTCACGGAGTAAGCTAATATGAGCATGCAAGATCCTATTGCGGATATGTTGACCCGTATTCGTAACGGCCAAGCTGCTAACAAAGTATCTGTGAAGATGCCTTCTGCCAAACTGAAAGTTGCTATCGCAAAGCTGCTGAAAGATGAAGGTTACATCACTGACTACGCCGTAGCAGAAGAAGGCGCTAAGCCTGAACTGGAAATCACTCTGAAGTATTTCCAGGGCCAACCTGTTGTTGAGACTATCCAGCGCGTAAGCCGTCCTGGTCTTCGTATTTACAAAGGTAAAGACGAGCTGCCAAAGGTTATGGGCGGACTGGGTGTCGCAATTGTGTCCACTTCTAAAGGCCTGATGACTGATCGTGCCGCCCGCCTTGCAGGCATGGGTGGTGAGGTTATCTGCTACGTAGCGTAAGGAGCTAGGAATGTCTCGTGTAGCAAAAGCACCAGTATCTATTCCAGCCGGCGTAGAGGTGACTTTAAACGACCAAACTATTACCGTTAAAGGCGGTAAAGGTAGTCTGACTCGAGTAATCAACAGCGCAGTTAACGTTGTTGTTGAAGGTGCGGAAATCAAGTTCTCTCCTGTCGAAGGCGTTGCTAACGCTTGGGCACAGGCTGGTACTGCTCGTGCACTGATCAACAACATGGTTGTTGGTGTTTCTCAGGGTTTCGAAAAGAAGCTGAAGCTGGTTGGTGTGGGTTACCGTGCCAAAGTTAGCGGCAGCGCTCTTGACCTGACCTTAGGTTTCTCTCACCCTCTGGTTCATCAATTGCCAGCAGGCGTTACAGCTGAATGCCCAAGCCAAACAGACATCGTACTGAAAAGTATCGATAAAGAGCTGGTTGGTCAGGTTGCGGCTGAAATTCGTGGCTATCGTCCACCAGAGCCTTATAAGGGCAAGGGTGTTCGCTATGATGACGAACAAGTACGCCGTAAAGAGGCTAAGAAGAAGTAGGTAACGCGATATGGATAAGAAAACATCTCGCTTGCGCCGCGCGACTCGCGCTCGCAAGAAGATCCAAGAGCTGGGCGCCAACCGTCTGGTTGTACATCGTACACCGCGTCACATTTACGCTCAGGTAATCAACCCTGAAGCTCAGGTGTTGGCTGTTGCCTCTACTGCCGAGAAAGCAGTAAAGGAACAACTGAAGTACACCGGTAACGTAGATGCGGCCAAAGCAGTAGGTAAAGCTATTGCTGAGCGCGCGATCGAAAAAGGCGTAACTGTTGTTGCTTTCGATCGTTCTGGGTTCAAGTATCACGGTCGTGTTGCTGCTCTTGCAGAAGCCGCTCGTGAAGCTGGCCTCCAGTTCTAAGGGGTAAAACAATGGCTAAATTAGAAGCTCAG contains these protein-coding regions:
- the rplE gene encoding 50S ribosomal protein L5 — translated: MAKLHDRYKETVVAELTKKFGYTSVMQVPRIEKITLNMGVGEAVADKKIMENAVRDMTAIAGQKPVVTVARKSVAGFKIREGYPIGCKVTLRGERMWEFFERLVDIAIPRIRDFRGLSAKSFDGRGNYAMGVREQIIFPEIDYDKVDKIRGMDIVITTSANTDEEGRALLDAFNFPFKK
- the rpsN gene encoding 30S ribosomal protein S14, which encodes MAKLSMKAREAKRAKLVAKYAEKRAALKAIISSPESSDEARWDAVLKLQALPRDSSASRQRNRCNQTGRPHGFLRKFGLSRIKLREATMRGEVPGLRKASW
- the rpsH gene encoding 30S ribosomal protein S8, coding for MSMQDPIADMLTRIRNGQAANKVSVKMPSAKLKVAIAKLLKDEGYITDYAVAEEGAKPELEITLKYFQGQPVVETIQRVSRPGLRIYKGKDELPKVMGGLGVAIVSTSKGLMTDRAARLAGMGGEVICYVA
- the rplF gene encoding 50S ribosomal protein L6, with the translated sequence MSRVAKAPVSIPAGVEVTLNDQTITVKGGKGSLTRVINSAVNVVVEGAEIKFSPVEGVANAWAQAGTARALINNMVVGVSQGFEKKLKLVGVGYRAKVSGSALDLTLGFSHPLVHQLPAGVTAECPSQTDIVLKSIDKELVGQVAAEIRGYRPPEPYKGKGVRYDDEQVRRKEAKKK
- the rplR gene encoding 50S ribosomal protein L18; translated protein: MDKKTSRLRRATRARKKIQELGANRLVVHRTPRHIYAQVINPEAQVLAVASTAEKAVKEQLKYTGNVDAAKAVGKAIAERAIEKGVTVVAFDRSGFKYHGRVAALAEAAREAGLQF